The following are encoded together in the Scomber scombrus chromosome 7, fScoSco1.1, whole genome shotgun sequence genome:
- the LOC133983243 gene encoding peptide YY-like, with protein MQLTILALCLLACVQSGMNAYPAKPASPREGAPPEELAKYYSALRHYINLITRQRYGKRASPDTVFSDVLVRESTESIPGSSYVRYDELPMW; from the exons ATGCAGCTTACTATTCTGGCGCTCTGCCTGCTGGCTTGTGTTCAGTCTGGTATGAATGCATACCCAGCAAAGCCTGCAAGTCCCCGGGAGGGCGCACCACCCGAGGAGCTTGCCAAATACTATTCTGCACTAAGACACTACATCAATCTTATTACAAGACAGAG GTATGGGAAAAGAGCTAGTCCAGATACTGTGTTTTCAGATGTGCTGGTGAGGGAGAGCACAGAGAGTATTCCAGGATCCAGCTATGTTAG